Proteins found in one Thermaerobacter subterraneus DSM 13965 genomic segment:
- a CDS encoding S66 peptidase family protein, with the protein MALRKPARLRPGDTVGVVSLSAPVAAECPRRYQRGLTELERRGFRPRPACHVTAHHGHTAGTPEQRLGDLHDLWRDPDVKAIINTIGGYNSHHLLEDLDYEYIARHPKLFIGYSDITALHVALHARTGLVTILGPALLPQFGEYGGIHPYTWEHLRQVTVEAAPPGELVPSSEWTPEHLRWDVEDDRPRRYVPNPGPRTLRPGRAEGPILAGNAGTLLLLAGTPWWPQVDGAILCLEDDEAEQPATVDRMLTQLRHMGVFARIAGLVLGRFPPQVGFSEDDPLDEIVLRAVRGYDFPVAVDFDFGHTDPMFTLPLGIRARLEADPKRPRLFLLEAAVA; encoded by the coding sequence ATGGCGCTGCGTAAACCCGCACGGTTGCGTCCCGGAGACACCGTCGGCGTCGTGTCCCTGTCGGCCCCGGTGGCCGCCGAGTGCCCGCGGCGCTATCAGCGCGGCCTTACGGAACTCGAACGGCGGGGTTTCCGTCCCCGGCCGGCTTGTCACGTCACGGCTCACCACGGCCACACCGCCGGGACGCCCGAACAACGGCTGGGCGATCTGCACGACCTCTGGCGGGATCCCGACGTCAAGGCCATCATCAATACCATTGGAGGCTACAACTCCCACCACCTGCTGGAAGACCTGGACTACGAGTACATCGCCCGCCATCCCAAGCTGTTTATCGGCTACAGTGACATCACGGCCCTGCACGTGGCCTTGCACGCCCGCACCGGGCTGGTGACTATCCTCGGCCCCGCGTTGTTGCCGCAGTTCGGCGAGTACGGCGGGATCCACCCGTACACGTGGGAGCACCTGCGCCAGGTCACCGTGGAGGCCGCGCCACCGGGTGAACTGGTGCCGTCAAGCGAGTGGACACCGGAACACCTGCGCTGGGACGTGGAGGACGACCGGCCCCGGCGCTACGTACCCAATCCGGGACCGCGCACCCTGCGCCCGGGCCGGGCCGAGGGCCCGATCCTGGCCGGCAACGCCGGCACGCTGCTTCTGCTGGCGGGGACGCCCTGGTGGCCTCAGGTCGACGGCGCGATCCTCTGCCTGGAGGACGACGAGGCCGAGCAACCCGCCACCGTCGATCGCATGTTGACGCAGCTCCGCCACATGGGCGTGTTCGCCCGTATCGCCGGCCTGGTGCTGGGGCGCTTCCCTCCCCAGGTGGGCTTTTCCGAGGACGACCCCCTCGATGAGATCGTTCTACGGGCGGTGCGCGGCTACGACTTTCCCGTGGCCGTCGACTTCGACTTTGGCCACACCGACCCCATGTTCACCCTGCCGCTGGGTATCCGGGCCCGGCTGGAGGCAGATCCGAAGCGGCCCCGCCTGTTTCTCCTTGAGGCCGCGGTAGCCTGA
- a CDS encoding pyridoxal-phosphate dependent enzyme — MPDDGFWSAGCWSAELAAARGRVARIAARTPLIPSPALSERLGTGVYLKLETLQPTGSFKLRGAANKLVRLAESAPSLGSPPGVVTFSTGNHGRAVAYVARRLGLRAVVCVSEGVPPVKLEAIRRLGAELAMAPTQDDAEALCARLATEQGLVVVHPFDDPDIIAGQGTLGLEILDDLPEVEAVIVPLSGGGLLSGVGLALRHFGPPRPVQLIGVSMERGRVMFHSLRAGHPVTLPEEPSLADSLVGGIGLDNRWTFRLVGRLATDAVLVSEEAIARAMTFMLEEHGLLVEGGAATAIAALLEAAPPTGTGRPDAAAGRNPLTSLRGVFPWRPGGPLPVPRRIVVVVTGRNVDPRRVLGG, encoded by the coding sequence TTGCCGGACGATGGATTCTGGAGTGCCGGGTGCTGGAGTGCCGAACTCGCCGCAGCCAGGGGGCGCGTCGCCCGGATCGCCGCCCGGACGCCCCTGATCCCCTCTCCCGCGCTGTCGGAGCGGCTGGGAACCGGCGTGTACCTGAAGCTCGAAACGCTTCAGCCCACGGGTTCCTTCAAGCTCCGGGGCGCCGCCAACAAGCTGGTCCGGCTCGCCGAATCGGCACCCAGCCTCGGATCACCGCCCGGTGTGGTCACCTTCTCCACGGGTAACCACGGGCGGGCCGTGGCCTACGTGGCCCGGCGGCTGGGACTCCGGGCCGTGGTGTGCGTCTCGGAGGGCGTGCCGCCCGTCAAGCTGGAGGCCATCCGCCGGCTAGGGGCCGAACTGGCCATGGCCCCCACCCAGGACGACGCGGAAGCCCTCTGCGCCCGCCTCGCTACCGAGCAGGGGCTGGTCGTGGTTCATCCCTTCGACGACCCCGACATCATCGCCGGCCAGGGCACCCTCGGCCTGGAAATCCTGGACGATCTGCCCGAGGTGGAGGCGGTGATCGTTCCGCTCTCCGGCGGTGGCCTGCTGTCCGGTGTGGGCCTGGCCCTGCGGCACTTCGGACCGCCCCGCCCCGTGCAGCTCATCGGCGTTTCCATGGAACGGGGGCGGGTGATGTTCCACAGCCTCCGGGCCGGCCACCCCGTCACCCTGCCCGAGGAACCCAGCCTGGCCGACAGCCTGGTGGGCGGCATCGGCCTAGACAACCGCTGGACCTTCCGCCTGGTGGGCCGCCTGGCGACCGACGCCGTGCTGGTCTCGGAAGAAGCCATCGCCCGGGCCATGACCTTCATGCTGGAAGAACACGGCCTCCTGGTGGAAGGCGGCGCCGCCACCGCCATCGCCGCCCTGCTGGAGGCCGCCCCGCCAACCGGAACCGGCCGGCCCGACGCGGCTGCAGGCCGCAACCCCTTGACCTCCCTGAGGGGGGTCTTCCCCTGGCGGCCCGGGGGCCCCCTGCCCGTTCCCCGCCGCATCGTGGTGGTGGTCACGGGCCGCAACGTGGATCCGCGGCGGGTGCTCGGCGGCTGA